From Prosthecobacter sp., the proteins below share one genomic window:
- a CDS encoding transglutaminase-like domain-containing protein, translating to MPATAHLSHLIKLLDDESEVVRQAVKQELTGMRRELPQHIETLETPLTADEERLVAQMLEPARRTELEETWMRWRWMEGPDAQLEEGLSQLSAFLNGWKTQSSNLAKRLDAMAEEGFAEQGRMDAHELSQWLFAPHGGITRFRGNSKDYYSPANSNLFWVLDTGLGNPISLCCLYRLLGQRFGLEVEGCNFPGHFLSRVTYREQTWLVDCFNRGRFMLAADVAKHHPAANPGMEDLIRESATADGTLLRILRNLDEAYERLGLLHERQFMRRLAVKLMED from the coding sequence ATGCCTGCCACCGCTCATCTGAGCCACCTGATCAAACTGCTCGACGACGAGTCGGAGGTGGTGCGTCAGGCAGTGAAGCAGGAGCTGACCGGCATGCGGCGGGAACTGCCGCAACACATTGAGACGCTGGAGACGCCGCTCACCGCCGATGAAGAGCGACTTGTGGCGCAAATGCTCGAACCGGCACGCCGCACCGAGTTGGAAGAAACCTGGATGCGCTGGCGCTGGATGGAAGGCCCGGACGCGCAGCTTGAGGAGGGCCTGAGCCAGCTTTCCGCCTTCCTGAACGGTTGGAAGACGCAATCCTCCAACCTGGCGAAACGTCTCGACGCGATGGCCGAGGAGGGGTTTGCCGAGCAGGGTCGCATGGATGCGCACGAACTCTCGCAATGGCTGTTCGCGCCGCATGGCGGCATCACGCGTTTCCGAGGCAACAGCAAAGACTACTACTCGCCCGCGAACAGCAACCTGTTCTGGGTGCTGGACACCGGCCTGGGCAATCCGATCAGCCTGTGCTGTCTCTACCGCCTGCTGGGGCAGCGTTTTGGCCTCGAAGTCGAAGGCTGCAACTTCCCCGGCCATTTCCTCTCCCGTGTCACCTACCGCGAACAAACGTGGCTGGTGGATTGTTTCAACCGCGGCCGCTTCATGCTGGCCGCCGACGTGGCCAAACACCATCCCGCCGCCAATCCCGGCATGGAAGACCTGATCCGGGAATCCGCCACCGCCGACGGCACCCTGCTGCGCATCCTGCGCAACCTTGATGAAGCTTACGAACGCCTCGGCCTCCTCCATGAGCGCCAGTTCATGCGCCGTCTTGCCGTGAAGCTGATGGAAGATTAA
- the gatB gene encoding Asp-tRNA(Asn)/Glu-tRNA(Gln) amidotransferase subunit GatB: MPKYILTIGLEVHAQLTTRSKMFCACPAEYGAEPNTHTCPTCLGLPGALPVLNQAAIEKTILTGMMLGCETPPVVKWDRKNYFYPDMPKNYQITQFDMPLCLGGGVPLYDLAYPKDAQKSITNPGKVVKLTRIHLEEDVGKSTHYDKFTTLDFNRAGTPLMEIVSEPDIDSAEEAFAYLTSLRQILIYGGVSDADMEKGNLRCDVNISLRPEGQKELGAKIELKNLNSMSAVRRAIKFETERQAEALDRGEKLLQSTRRWDDDRGETTLMRTKEDAHDYRYFPDPDLLPVRTAELVAKMKPQVPELPHEKRARFEQDYGCSAYDAGVLASEKELAAWYEAAVAADKVVPAKKIANWVINDLLGALNDRSLSLSECPVKPEALSALVATVEAGKISNNQAKEVFTEMFETGIPAAEIIKAKGFEQVSDTGALEAIVEQILAANPDKVAEVQAGNEKAMNWFTGQAMKASQGKANPKMVTEIVRKKVLG; this comes from the coding sequence ATGCCCAAGTACATCCTCACTATCGGTCTCGAAGTTCACGCGCAGCTCACGACGCGCAGCAAGATGTTCTGCGCCTGCCCTGCCGAGTATGGAGCGGAGCCGAACACGCATACCTGTCCCACCTGCCTCGGTCTGCCCGGAGCGCTGCCGGTGTTGAATCAGGCCGCCATCGAAAAGACGATCCTCACCGGGATGATGCTGGGCTGCGAAACGCCGCCCGTGGTGAAGTGGGATCGCAAAAACTACTTCTACCCCGACATGCCGAAGAACTACCAGATCACTCAGTTCGACATGCCGCTGTGCCTTGGCGGTGGCGTGCCGCTGTATGATCTCGCATATCCGAAGGACGCGCAGAAGAGCATCACCAATCCGGGCAAGGTGGTGAAGCTCACGCGCATTCATCTGGAGGAGGACGTGGGCAAGTCCACGCACTACGACAAGTTCACCACGCTCGACTTTAATCGCGCCGGCACCCCGCTGATGGAAATCGTCAGCGAACCGGACATCGACAGCGCCGAGGAGGCCTTCGCCTACCTGACCAGCCTGCGGCAGATCTTGATCTACGGCGGCGTGAGCGATGCCGACATGGAGAAGGGCAACCTGCGCTGCGACGTGAACATTTCCCTGCGCCCCGAAGGCCAGAAGGAACTCGGAGCGAAGATCGAGCTCAAAAACCTCAACTCGATGTCCGCTGTGCGTCGCGCGATCAAGTTTGAAACCGAGAGGCAGGCCGAGGCTCTCGATCGCGGCGAAAAACTCCTCCAAAGCACCCGCCGTTGGGACGATGACCGTGGCGAGACCACGCTCATGCGCACCAAGGAGGACGCGCACGACTACCGCTACTTCCCTGATCCCGATTTGCTCCCGGTGCGCACGGCCGAACTCGTCGCCAAGATGAAACCTCAGGTTCCCGAGCTGCCGCACGAAAAACGCGCCCGTTTTGAGCAGGACTACGGTTGCAGTGCTTACGACGCCGGGGTGCTCGCGAGCGAGAAAGAACTGGCCGCTTGGTACGAGGCCGCTGTGGCCGCCGACAAGGTCGTTCCGGCCAAAAAGATAGCCAACTGGGTCATCAACGACCTCCTAGGTGCTCTCAACGACCGCTCGCTCAGCCTTTCTGAATGCCCGGTGAAGCCAGAGGCGCTCAGTGCGCTCGTCGCTACTGTCGAAGCTGGCAAAATCTCCAACAATCAGGCCAAGGAGGTCTTCACAGAGATGTTTGAGACCGGCATACCCGCCGCTGAGATCATCAAGGCCAAAGGCTTCGAGCAAGTCAGCGACACCGGCGCCCTGGAGGCCATCGTGGAGCAGATCCTCGCTGCCAACCCCGACAAAGTCGCCGAAGTCCAGGCTGGCAACGAAAAGGCCATGAACTGGTTCACCGGCCAGGCCATGAAAGCCAGCCAAGGGAAAGCGAACCCGAAGATGGTCACGGAGATCGTGCGCAAGAAGGTTCTGGGGTAA
- the mtnP gene encoding S-methyl-5'-thioadenosine phosphorylase — translation MSQNLPPAIGIIGGSGLYDLEGLENREEITVETPFGHPSDALVTGALNGRRVYFLPRHAKGHRLLPTELNHRANLWALRSLNVRWIIAVTAVGSLQEQYHPRDIVLPDQFFDRTSRRDQHTFFGRGIVAHVAFGDPISDKLRVLLHDAAVAQGRRVHNGGTYVCMDGPAFSTRAESNAHRQLGFDVIGMTNLPEAKLAREAEIALATLAMITDYDCWKVEEEAVTAESVIGHLHANVAAAKAILAQVIPQIPTEPNWPEHRSLDTALMTDRKLWPEQTVEDLLPILLRFL, via the coding sequence ATGAGTCAAAATCTCCCTCCAGCCATCGGCATCATCGGCGGTTCCGGTTTGTACGACCTTGAAGGTCTCGAAAATCGCGAGGAAATCACCGTGGAAACGCCGTTTGGACACCCTTCGGACGCGCTGGTGACGGGCGCGCTGAACGGGCGTCGCGTTTATTTCCTGCCACGGCATGCCAAAGGTCATCGCCTCCTGCCTACGGAGCTGAATCATCGCGCCAACCTCTGGGCGCTGCGCAGCCTGAACGTGCGCTGGATCATCGCCGTCACCGCAGTCGGCAGCCTGCAGGAGCAGTATCATCCGCGTGACATCGTGCTGCCGGACCAGTTCTTCGACCGCACCAGCCGCCGTGACCAGCACACGTTCTTTGGCCGTGGCATCGTAGCGCACGTTGCTTTTGGTGATCCCATTTCCGACAAGCTGCGGGTGTTGTTGCATGACGCCGCCGTGGCGCAGGGACGCCGCGTCCATAATGGCGGCACCTACGTCTGCATGGACGGTCCCGCCTTCTCCACGCGGGCGGAATCCAACGCGCACCGCCAGCTCGGCTTTGATGTCATCGGCATGACGAACCTGCCCGAGGCCAAGCTCGCCCGCGAGGCCGAGATCGCTCTCGCCACGCTGGCGATGATCACGGATTACGACTGCTGGAAAGTCGAGGAGGAAGCTGTGACCGCCGAATCCGTCATCGGCCACCTCCACGCGAATGTCGCTGCCGCGAAAGCCATCCTCGCTCAGGTCATTCCGCAGATTCCCACTGAACCGAACTGGCCTGAGCATCGCTCGCTCGACACCGCTCTGATGACCGACCGCAAACTGTGGCCGGAGCAGACGGTGGAAGACTTGCTGCCGATTTTGCTGCGGTTTCTGTGA
- a CDS encoding diacylglycerol kinase family protein — translation MPIPVILNPAARSTKAAALEHALRKLTPEPELHLTKGPGDAAVIAEWLATEGHELVVSAGGDGTMNEVLQGICRANARRKPGEKHTALGVLPLGTMNVFSVELKLPGRDIEGCWRKITSGTRQEIDLWMANEHYFVQLGGVGLDAQIVQDTSWEQKKKYGPLSYVLSAVNVLMQTPPTLSVQIDGKAPLLGTVVLIGNGRHYGGPFPLFRDASNTDGLLDLIIFRGLGGMEFIQLLRGMLLDGYQECEYLDYIQASEFTVTSDRGEAPVELDGELADLSAPVVFRPAPFRLSVIAG, via the coding sequence ATGCCCATCCCGGTCATTTTGAATCCCGCCGCACGCAGCACGAAGGCCGCCGCGCTCGAACATGCCCTGCGCAAGCTCACTCCTGAGCCGGAGCTGCATCTGACCAAGGGTCCGGGCGATGCCGCCGTCATCGCCGAATGGCTGGCGACCGAGGGCCACGAACTCGTCGTTTCCGCCGGTGGCGACGGGACGATGAACGAGGTGCTGCAAGGCATCTGCCGGGCGAATGCCCGCCGCAAGCCGGGCGAAAAGCACACGGCACTCGGGGTTTTACCGCTCGGCACGATGAATGTGTTCTCCGTGGAGCTGAAGCTGCCAGGCCGAGACATCGAAGGCTGCTGGCGGAAGATCACGAGCGGAACGCGGCAGGAAATCGATCTCTGGATGGCGAACGAGCATTACTTCGTGCAACTCGGCGGCGTGGGTCTCGACGCGCAAATCGTGCAGGACACGTCGTGGGAACAGAAGAAGAAATATGGCCCGCTCAGCTATGTGCTGAGCGCCGTGAACGTGCTGATGCAAACGCCGCCGACGCTCAGTGTACAAATCGACGGCAAAGCACCACTTCTAGGCACCGTGGTGCTGATTGGCAACGGCAGGCACTACGGCGGACCGTTTCCACTGTTCCGCGATGCCTCAAACACGGACGGCCTGCTCGATTTGATCATCTTTCGCGGTCTGGGCGGCATGGAATTCATCCAACTGCTGCGCGGCATGCTGCTCGATGGTTACCAAGAGTGCGAGTACCTGGACTACATCCAGGCGAGCGAGTTCACCGTGACGTCGGACCGCGGCGAGGCCCCCGTGGAGCTGGACGGCGAGCTGGCGGACCTGAGCGCCCCCGTGGTTTTTCGTCCCGCGCCGTTCCGCTTGAGCGTGATCGCGGGCTGA
- a CDS encoding small basic protein, which translates to MSQHSSLKTSGSVGTKRSVLKRGERVKLLKSRGLWKEGRLPTNLPKTKPE; encoded by the coding sequence ATGTCCCAGCATAGCAGCCTCAAGACTTCCGGCTCCGTCGGCACCAAGCGCAGTGTTTTGAAGCGCGGCGAGCGCGTCAAGCTGCTCAAATCCCGTGGACTTTGGAAGGAAGGCCGTCTCCCGACGAACCTGCCGAAGACCAAGCCGGAATAA
- a CDS encoding U32 family peptidase: MPSSTLPRPELLSPAGNWDCARAAVANGADAIYFGMPRFNARLRADNFTAEDLPELMKFLHEHGVKGYVAFNTLIFTKELPDAETQLRLLENSGVDAVIVQDLGLARMVKALTPKLRLHASTQMTITSPEGLEFAKQLDIDQAVLARELSMRELERFKDAHVPLEVFVHGALCVAYSGQCLTSESLGRRSANRGECAQACRMPYEMIVDGEQRDLGDKRYLLSPQDLAAVDEIPRLIELGIRSFKIEGRLKTPEYVAGVTQVYRAAIDRALANQPAPASDADRYALEMTFSRGLYPGWMHGVNHQELVGAYYGKKRGPYVGQVTRILGADTLELDELHIAMKPGDGVVFENLADTNYEQGGSVYEMRGSALSFRHGHLRMEDVQIGMRVFKTSDPALNRALRQSFEGDIPIRKQRQLDLHVTGKVGEPLVVRSGAHSMASTMALQAAMKRPLTPSAFIEQFSRLGGTEFELGSVQFDVEGEVMLPISELNRMRRELIAECGIRNSESPKSQPATTLESMLESVRASNPQSAIHIPQLFALCRTPAHIDAALVLGIPRLYLDFEDIRRYADAVKHIKAASDTAQVWLATPRIQKSGEAGFFKLIERAEPHGVLIRNLGAIAYFKDNGIPMTGDFSLNVANPLTAEILKKTGLERLTISYDLNIEQVVDLLAAAPPSWFELTLHQHMPMFHMEHCVFAAFLSNGTDFTNCGRPCDKHRVHLRDRVGMNHPLKADVGCRNTLFNAVAQTGAEFFAELREHGLRCFRVELLEEDADEAMIVLRTYQELLAGQRDGEEIWRDLKAQSQLGVTRGTWAELP; the protein is encoded by the coding sequence ATGCCGTCCTCCACTTTGCCACGTCCCGAACTTCTCTCTCCCGCCGGTAATTGGGACTGTGCGCGTGCAGCCGTCGCAAACGGCGCGGATGCGATTTACTTCGGCATGCCGCGCTTCAATGCGCGGTTGCGGGCGGACAACTTCACTGCGGAAGACCTGCCGGAGCTGATGAAGTTCCTCCATGAGCATGGCGTGAAGGGCTACGTGGCTTTCAACACGCTCATCTTCACCAAGGAACTGCCGGATGCCGAAACGCAGCTTCGTTTGCTCGAAAACAGCGGTGTGGATGCGGTGATCGTGCAGGATCTTGGCCTCGCACGCATGGTGAAGGCGCTCACGCCGAAGCTGCGGCTGCATGCGAGCACGCAGATGACGATCACCTCACCCGAGGGCCTCGAATTCGCCAAGCAGCTCGACATCGACCAGGCGGTGCTGGCGCGTGAGCTTTCCATGCGCGAGCTGGAACGTTTCAAGGACGCGCATGTGCCACTCGAAGTCTTTGTGCATGGAGCGTTATGCGTTGCTTACTCCGGGCAGTGCCTCACCAGCGAATCGCTGGGCCGCCGTAGCGCGAATCGTGGCGAATGCGCGCAGGCCTGTCGCATGCCGTATGAAATGATTGTCGATGGCGAACAGCGCGATCTTGGCGACAAGCGCTACCTGCTCTCGCCGCAGGATCTCGCCGCCGTGGATGAAATCCCGCGCCTGATCGAACTCGGTATCCGCAGTTTCAAAATCGAAGGCCGTCTCAAGACGCCGGAATACGTCGCCGGTGTCACGCAAGTGTATCGTGCGGCGATTGATCGTGCCTTGGCCAATCAACCGGCTCCTGCGAGCGACGCAGACCGATATGCGCTCGAAATGACCTTCTCGCGCGGACTCTATCCCGGCTGGATGCATGGCGTGAACCATCAGGAACTCGTTGGCGCTTACTACGGCAAGAAGCGCGGTCCGTATGTCGGCCAGGTCACACGCATCCTCGGTGCGGACACGCTCGAACTCGATGAATTGCACATCGCCATGAAGCCTGGCGATGGCGTCGTCTTTGAAAACCTTGCCGACACCAACTACGAGCAAGGCGGCAGCGTCTATGAGATGCGCGGCAGCGCCCTGAGCTTCCGCCACGGTCATCTGCGCATGGAAGACGTCCAGATCGGCATGCGAGTCTTCAAAACGAGTGATCCCGCGCTCAATCGTGCGCTGCGGCAGTCGTTTGAGGGAGACATCCCGATTCGGAAGCAGCGCCAGCTCGATCTTCATGTCACGGGCAAAGTCGGGGAGCCGCTCGTCGTGCGCAGCGGTGCTCACAGCATGGCGTCCACCATGGCGTTGCAGGCCGCGATGAAGCGACCGCTGACGCCGTCCGCCTTCATCGAGCAATTCAGCCGCCTCGGCGGCACCGAGTTCGAACTCGGCAGTGTGCAATTCGATGTCGAAGGCGAGGTGATGCTGCCGATCAGCGAGCTGAACCGCATGCGACGTGAGTTGATTGCGGAATGTGGAATTCGGAATTCGGAATCGCCCAAATCGCAGCCTGCGACCACGCTCGAAAGCATGCTGGAGTCTGTTCGCGCCTCCAATCCGCAATCCGCGATCCACATTCCGCAATTATTCGCGTTGTGTCGCACGCCGGCGCACATCGACGCCGCGCTGGTGCTCGGCATCCCGCGTCTCTACCTCGACTTCGAGGACATCCGTCGTTACGCGGACGCGGTGAAGCACATCAAGGCCGCCAGCGATACTGCGCAGGTCTGGCTGGCAACACCACGCATCCAAAAATCCGGCGAGGCAGGCTTCTTCAAGCTTATCGAGCGTGCGGAACCGCATGGCGTGCTCATTCGCAATCTCGGAGCCATCGCTTACTTCAAAGACAACGGCATCCCGATGACGGGCGATTTTTCGCTCAATGTCGCCAATCCGCTCACCGCCGAGATCTTGAAAAAGACCGGCCTGGAGCGCCTCACGATCAGCTACGACCTCAATATCGAGCAGGTTGTCGATTTGCTCGCCGCCGCGCCGCCCTCGTGGTTTGAGCTCACGCTGCATCAGCACATGCCGATGTTTCACATGGAGCACTGCGTCTTTGCGGCGTTCCTGAGCAACGGCACCGATTTCACCAACTGCGGTCGCCCCTGTGACAAACACCGCGTCCATCTGCGTGACCGCGTGGGCATGAATCACCCGCTGAAAGCCGACGTGGGCTGTCGGAACACGCTGTTCAACGCCGTCGCTCAAACCGGCGCGGAATTCTTTGCCGAACTCCGCGAGCACGGCCTGCGCTGCTTCCGCGTGGAGCTGCTCGAAGAGGACGCGGATGAGGCGATGATCGTCCTGCGCACCTATCAGGAGCTTTTGGCCGGCCAGCGCGATGGCGAGGAGATCTGGCGCGATCTGAAGGCCCAAAGCCAGCTCGGCGTGACGCGCGGAACTTGGGCGGAACTTCCTTGA
- a CDS encoding YgdI/YgdR family lipoprotein, whose product MNVPRLPLLLLPVIVLTSCSMPDMFASTTPHKIKLKDGREVPCKGAPQYQEKTGYYRYRTPDKRDAVIRADEVATIVEQRA is encoded by the coding sequence ATGAACGTTCCACGTCTCCCACTGCTGCTCCTGCCCGTCATCGTGCTCACCTCCTGCTCGATGCCTGACATGTTTGCGTCCACCACACCGCACAAGATCAAGCTCAAGGACGGGCGCGAGGTGCCTTGCAAGGGGGCGCCGCAGTATCAGGAAAAGACCGGCTACTACCGCTATCGCACACCCGACAAACGTGATGCCGTCATCCGGGCGGATGAGGTCGCGACCATCGTGGAGCAGCGTGCGTGA
- a CDS encoding molybdopterin-dependent oxidoreductase yields the protein MPAPAEAPAATPAPPPPADLVNVQIDGVWLKFPKGTRMIEACKQAKAEVPHYCYHPKLSSPGNCRMCLVEMGMPPRPAPGTEPEKDEHGMPKIGWMPRAVIACANTVAEGMGIRTDSLLTQECRKGVMEFLLINHPLDCPICDQAGECRLQEFSVEHGKGESRFREDKVKKPKNVDIGPRVRLDDERCIMCSRCIRFTAEIADDPVLGFTERGSHTTLAVHPGKRLENNYSLNTVDICPVGALTSNDFRFQQRVWFLSETNSICTGCGRGCNMEIGARGDTVYRQTPRDNNDVNSSWMCDQGRLDFHFVNSEFRLTDPMIKTGGKHNIATWKAALSNIATALAGKKGEEIAIIASARMTNEELFFVKHLAAQLGTTNVDVIPRTGGSDNYLRADDLNPNTNGAKLILGIEPGAKLAEITEQMSRGRLRAVLALGENLLKVGFTQRDLEKVPFIASLHILANASAELSDVVLPGTAYAEKRGSMINVTGRLQRLNKAVKAPGNAHDTWEILRDLIVALGGSNGIHTVEDVFKRLTTEVPALNGLTFAKIGDQGVQVLETAEKIPLLEREKERKAKGIIVG from the coding sequence ATGCCTGCCCCTGCTGAAGCCCCTGCCGCTACTCCCGCCCCACCACCGCCTGCCGATCTGGTGAACGTGCAGATCGACGGCGTCTGGCTCAAATTCCCCAAAGGCACGCGCATGATCGAGGCCTGCAAGCAGGCCAAAGCGGAAGTCCCCCACTACTGCTACCACCCGAAACTGTCCTCCCCCGGCAACTGTCGCATGTGCCTTGTCGAGATGGGCATGCCGCCGCGTCCCGCGCCCGGCACCGAGCCTGAAAAAGACGAGCACGGCATGCCAAAGATCGGCTGGATGCCCCGCGCGGTCATCGCCTGCGCCAACACCGTCGCCGAAGGCATGGGCATCCGCACCGACTCGCTGCTCACGCAGGAATGCCGCAAAGGCGTGATGGAGTTCCTCCTCATCAATCACCCGCTCGACTGCCCGATTTGCGACCAGGCTGGTGAGTGCCGTCTCCAAGAATTCAGCGTCGAGCACGGCAAAGGCGAGAGCCGCTTCCGCGAAGACAAGGTCAAGAAGCCGAAGAACGTGGACATCGGCCCCCGCGTCCGCCTCGATGACGAGCGCTGCATCATGTGCAGCCGCTGCATCCGCTTCACCGCCGAGATCGCCGACGATCCCGTGCTCGGCTTCACCGAACGCGGCAGCCACACGACACTCGCCGTGCATCCTGGCAAGCGCCTCGAAAACAACTACTCGCTCAACACCGTCGATATTTGCCCCGTCGGCGCTCTCACGAGCAACGACTTCCGCTTCCAGCAGCGCGTGTGGTTCCTCAGCGAGACAAATAGCATCTGCACCGGCTGCGGCCGCGGTTGCAACATGGAGATCGGCGCACGCGGCGATACCGTCTATCGCCAGACTCCGCGCGACAACAACGACGTGAACTCCTCGTGGATGTGTGACCAAGGCCGTCTCGACTTCCACTTCGTGAACAGCGAGTTCCGCCTCACCGATCCGATGATCAAGACCGGCGGCAAACACAACATCGCCACCTGGAAGGCCGCGCTGAGCAACATCGCCACCGCTTTGGCCGGCAAGAAGGGCGAGGAAATCGCCATCATCGCCAGCGCCCGCATGACAAATGAAGAATTGTTCTTCGTGAAGCACCTCGCCGCCCAACTCGGCACCACCAACGTCGATGTCATCCCGCGCACTGGTGGTTCTGACAACTACCTCCGCGCCGACGACCTCAATCCGAACACCAACGGCGCGAAACTCATCCTCGGCATCGAACCCGGAGCCAAACTCGCTGAAATCACCGAACAAATGAGCCGTGGCCGCCTCCGCGCCGTGCTCGCCCTCGGTGAAAACCTCCTCAAAGTTGGTTTTACGCAGCGCGATCTCGAAAAAGTGCCGTTCATCGCATCGCTTCACATCTTGGCCAATGCCAGCGCCGAACTCAGCGATGTCGTCCTCCCCGGCACCGCCTACGCCGAGAAACGCGGCAGCATGATCAACGTCACCGGCCGCCTCCAACGCCTCAACAAGGCCGTCAAAGCCCCCGGCAACGCCCACGACACCTGGGAAATCCTCCGCGACCTCATCGTCGCCCTCGGCGGCTCCAACGGCATCCACACCGTCGAAGACGTCTTCAAACGCCTCACCACCGAAGTCCCCGCCCTCAATGGCCTCACCTTCGCCAAGATCGGTGACCAGGGTGTTCAAGTCCTCGAAACCGCTGAGAAAATCCCGCTCCTTGAGCGCGAGAAAGAACGCAAAGCGAAGGGCATCATCGTCGGTTGA
- a CDS encoding Maf family protein has translation MRPLVLASASPRRVELLSQAGFDFEIVVPQVEEAHDASLTPEQLTIENARRKALAGSLQKPGALVLGADTLVYVDGDPLAKPADMDEALRMVRRLSGRTHEVCTGVVFACDGQVERELHVITHVTFKSLSEAIIRDYHSQVNPLDKAGAYGIQACTDMLLDRMEGSFTNVVGLPVDEVMTALCALQS, from the coding sequence ATGCGCCCGCTCGTGCTCGCCTCAGCCTCCCCGCGTCGTGTCGAACTGCTGAGCCAGGCGGGTTTTGATTTTGAAATCGTCGTGCCGCAGGTCGAGGAAGCCCACGATGCTTCGCTGACGCCGGAACAGCTCACGATTGAAAACGCCCGACGCAAAGCGCTTGCCGGCAGTCTCCAGAAACCCGGAGCTCTCGTGCTCGGCGCTGACACACTGGTTTACGTGGATGGCGACCCGCTGGCCAAGCCTGCCGACATGGACGAAGCGCTGCGCATGGTGCGCCGTCTCTCAGGCCGCACTCACGAAGTCTGCACCGGTGTGGTGTTTGCCTGCGATGGTCAGGTGGAGCGTGAACTGCATGTGATCACGCATGTCACCTTCAAGTCGCTCTCCGAAGCGATCATCCGCGACTATCATTCCCAAGTGAACCCGCTCGACAAAGCAGGTGCCTATGGCATCCAGGCATGCACAGACATGCTCCTCGACCGCATGGAGGGATCGTTCACCAACGTCGTCGGTCTGCCAGTGGATGAAGTCATGACGGCGCTGTGTGCACTTCAAAGCTGA
- a CDS encoding pseudouridine synthase, with protein MRLNRYLSQCGVASRRGAEEIILGGRVSINGHIIKELATQVQPDDKVVVDGSPVRTETPVVLALNKPKGYLCSRGDTHERMTIYDLLPLKYQNLHHVGRLDKESEGLILLTNRGDLSHRIIHPSQGAEKEYEVVVDQPLNAEVMAKLVKGMMTEEGFARAERAWVDTGYRAHIVLKMGLKRQIRMMLYYLGYEVTRLTRIRIGWMKLHGLAKGAYKELTPTEVERFFKEEPAKPRLERNPAAEAEGESEGRPPARGKGSKDGERRSKPTRGRAGGPPRGRDLSEREPEAREPRSFKPTRGGKKSGPPRRGDAEDKPSRFKPKRDSFSPRSRSSGTARDEKPRGRSGPPARRPAPRGPRRGPTSR; from the coding sequence GTGCGCCTCAATCGTTATCTCAGCCAGTGCGGCGTGGCCTCACGGCGTGGCGCGGAGGAAATCATCCTCGGCGGGCGTGTGTCGATCAACGGCCACATCATCAAGGAACTCGCCACCCAGGTGCAGCCTGACGACAAGGTCGTTGTCGATGGCTCTCCAGTGCGCACCGAGACGCCGGTCGTCCTCGCACTGAACAAACCGAAGGGCTATCTCTGCTCCCGTGGCGACACGCATGAGCGCATGACGATCTACGATCTGCTGCCGCTCAAGTATCAGAACCTGCATCACGTCGGCCGTCTCGACAAAGAAAGTGAAGGCCTCATTCTCCTCACCAATCGAGGTGATCTTTCCCACCGGATCATTCATCCGAGCCAGGGAGCAGAAAAGGAATACGAAGTCGTCGTCGATCAGCCGCTGAACGCGGAAGTGATGGCGAAACTCGTCAAAGGCATGATGACCGAGGAAGGTTTCGCCCGTGCTGAACGCGCCTGGGTGGACACCGGCTACCGGGCTCACATCGTTTTGAAGATGGGCCTCAAGCGTCAGATTCGCATGATGCTCTACTACCTCGGCTACGAGGTCACACGTCTCACGCGCATCCGCATCGGCTGGATGAAGCTTCACGGTCTGGCCAAAGGCGCCTACAAAGAACTCACACCGACGGAGGTCGAGCGCTTCTTCAAAGAAGAGCCCGCCAAGCCGCGTCTCGAGCGCAATCCCGCCGCGGAGGCAGAAGGCGAATCCGAAGGCCGGCCACCGGCTCGTGGAAAAGGCTCCAAGGATGGCGAGCGGCGTTCCAAACCTACTCGCGGCAGAGCGGGCGGCCCACCAAGGGGGCGTGACCTTAGCGAACGCGAACCCGAAGCGCGCGAACCACGCAGCTTCAAACCGACGCGTGGCGGCAAAAAGAGCGGTCCGCCGCGTCGTGGTGATGCCGAAGACAAGCCTTCCCGCTTCAAACCGAAGCGCGACTCGTTCAGCCCGCGATCACGCTCAAGCGGAACGGCGCGGGACGAAAAACCACGGGGGCGCTCAGGTCCGCCAGCTCGCCGTCCAGCTCCACGGGGGCCTCGCCGCGGTCCGACGTCACGGTGA